The following are encoded together in the Anoplopoma fimbria isolate UVic2021 breed Golden Eagle Sablefish chromosome 9, Afim_UVic_2022, whole genome shotgun sequence genome:
- the ufsp2 gene encoding ufm1-specific protease 2 yields MVVVDSQSSDTGTILRVRGPLEFKCQLDSTDARLMHKVISGTFERLQSQVKSESCVLTVCDSPVIIWPNRGVYATPEELTPNTLCEDLHQWIQSDEQEAAGKRSSKKKSKKSSAVSVINLRLMMEATKKGPLSAPILSKTVTKSHFLSTTLPVDCVVLTTFNETIKDAFGRLLEALTHQLCEMEKVTLQHMKGTTLLVPESLHFLLPERKGLVTVVYPAGVPDSQLETQRKELHQQFELPDDWPYLRRANAYHFPNDPYKDGYLRNPHQVLTHPTLDNGKVYLVQGIYSYHHYMQDHMDDNGWGCAYRSLQTICSWFQQQGYVERAVPTHKEIQQALVDVGDKKASFVGSRQWIGSIEVQAVLNQLLGVTSKIMFVSQGSELASKGRELANHFLTEGTPIMIGGGVLAHTILGVAWSETSGQIRYLILDPHYTGAEDSQVITDKGWCGWKGPDFWDQTAYYNLCLPQRPKVI; encoded by the exons ATG GTTGTTGTGGACTCTCAGTCCTCCGACACAGGGACGATCCTTCGTGTCAGAGGGCCGCTGGAGTTCAAATGTCAGCTGGACAGCACAGATG CGCGGCTCATGCACAAAGTCATCTCAGGAACATTCGAGAGGCTTCAATCTCAGGTGAAATCTGAATCATGTGTTCTGACAGTCTGTGACAGTCCTGTTATTATTTGGCCAAACAGAGGTGTTTACGCAACACCTGAGGAATTAACTCCAAACACACTATGTGAAGACCTACATCAATGGATTCA gtcAGATGAACAAGAGGCTGCTGGCAAGAGGtcttcaaaaaagaaaagcaaaaaaagttcAGCAGTG AGTGTCATTAACCTTCGTCTGATGATGGAGGCGACAAAGAAAGGTCCCCTCTCGGCCCCGATCCTCAGCAAAACAGTTACAAAATCCCACTTCCTGTCTACAACTCTTCCTGTGGACTGCGTCGTCCTTACCACCTTCAATGAAACAATCAAAGA TGCCTTTGGGCGACTGTTGGAGGCGCTGACTCATCAGCTGTGTGAGATGGAGAAAGTGACCTTGCAACACATGAAGGGGACCACACTGCTGGTACCTGAATCGCTCCACTTCCTCCTTCCAGAACGAAAAGGGCTAGTGACCGTGGTTTACCCTGCAGGAGTGCCTGACAGCCAACTGGAGACCCAACGTAAG GAACTGCATCAACAGTTTGAGCTACCAGATGACTGGCCCTATTTGAGAAGAGCCAATGCTTACCACTTTCCCAATGACCCGTACAAAGATGGTTACCTCCGAAACCCTCATCAGGTCCTCACACATCCCACGCTGGACAATGGAAAG GTGTACTTGGTCCAGGGGATCTACAGCTATCACCACTACATGCAGGACCATATGGATGACAATGGCTGGGGCTGTGCTTATCGCTCCCTCCAGACCATCTGCTCCTGGTTCCAGCAGCAAGGCTACGTGGAGCGGGCCGTGCCAACTCACAAAGAGATCCAACAG GCTTTAGTGGATGTCGGAGACAAAAAGGCATCCTTTGTTGGATCACGCCAGTGGATCGGATCCATTGAGGTTCAGGCTGTTCTGAACCAGCTGCTTGGGGTCACTTCCAAGATCATGTTTGTGAG TCAAGGTTCTGAGTTGGCATCCAAAGGCAGAGAACTGGCCAACCACTTTCTCACTGAAGGGACTCCCATCATGATTG GAGGGGGAGTTTTAGCTCACACTATTCTAGGTGTGGCGTGGAGTGAGACCAGCGGGCAGATCCGCTATCTGATCCTAGATCCACATTACACAGGAGCAGAGGATTCCCAGGTTATCACAGACAAG GGCTGGTGTGGCTGGAAAGGACCAGATTTTTGGGATCAAACTGCGTATTATAATCTGTGTCTGCCTCAAAGGCCAAAGGTAATCTGA